The following are encoded together in the Coregonus clupeaformis isolate EN_2021a chromosome 24, ASM2061545v1, whole genome shotgun sequence genome:
- the LOC121538556 gene encoding dual specificity protein phosphatase 7 produces the protein MTNVTPSKSVEWLQLELESGGSSLLLLDCRSHELYESSHIETAINLAIPGLMLRRFKKGNIPIRTIIPNHEDKEKFVRRSNTDTVILYDECTVDWQDGATGSVLGLLLQKLWDDGCKAYYLEGGFVKFQTEYSEHCETLLDSCCPSSSPPLSVLGFGSLRISSDLSDGESDREPSSATESEESPLPNNQPAFPVQILPYLYLGCAKDSTNLDVLGQYNIKYILNVTPNLPNMFEHDGLFKYKQIPISDHWSQNLSQFFPEAISFIDEARSKQCGVLVHCLAGISRSVTVTVAYLMQRLNLSLNDAYDFVKRKKSNISPNFNFMGQLLDFERTLGLHSPCDNRSSSNEQLYFTTPTNRNVFQLDTVEST, from the exons ATGACTAATGTGACGCCAAGTAAAAGCGTAGAATGGCTCCAACTCGAGTTGGAATCCGGGGGAAGTTCGCTGCTTTTGTTGGACTGCCGATCGCACGAACTTTATGAATCATCCCACATAGAAACGGCCATCAATTTGGCCATACCAGGTTTGATGCTGCGAAGGTTCAAGAAGGGCAACATACCCATCCGAACTATCATCCCGAACCACGAAGACAAGGAGAAATTCGTTAGACGTTCTAATACGGATACAGTGATTCTGTACGATGAGTGCACTGTGGACTGGCAGGATGGGGCCACTGGTTCGGTTCTGGGACTACTTCTTCAGAAACTATGGGACGACGGCTGTAAAGCATATTACCTGGAAG GGGGATTTGTGAAGTTTCAGACCGAGTACTCAGAGCACTGTGAGACCCTCCTGGACAGCTGCTgtcccagctcctctcctccgctgTCTGTCCTAGGCTTTGGAAGTCTCCGGATTAGTTCCGACCTCTCCGATGGTGAGTCGGACCGCGAGCCGAGCAGCGCAACCGAGTCTGAGGAGAGCCCCCTTCCCAACAACCAACCTGCCTTCCCAGTCCAGATCCTCCCCTACCTTTACCTGGGCTGTGCCAAAGACTCCACCAACCTAGATGTGCTGGGCCAGTACAACATCAAGTACATCCTGAACGTCACGCCCAACCTCCCCAACATGTTTGAACATGACGGCCTCTTCAAGTATAAGCAGATCCCCATCTCGGACCACTGGAGTCAGAACCTGTCCCAGTTCTTTCCAGAGGCCATATCCTTCATCG ATGAGGCTCGGTCCAAGCAGTGTGGCGTCCTGGTACACTGTCTGGCTGGCATCAGCCGCTCTGTCACCGTGACCGTGGCCTACCTGATGCAGAGGCTCAATCTGTCACTCAACGACGCCTACGACTTTGTCAAGAGGAAGAAGTCCAACATCTCCCCCAACTTCAACTTCATGGGCCAGCTGCTGGACTTCGAGAGGACACTGGGGCTGCATAGCCCGTGTGACAACCGCTCCTCGTCCAATGAGCAGCTCTACTTCACCACGCCGACCAATCGCAATGTGTTCCAGCTGGACACGGTGGAGTCGACGTGA